The Deltaproteobacteria bacterium genomic sequence AAACAGATGTTGGCGGGTGGCAGGCGAAGGTTTGTCAGCCCGATCTTTTGGGAGGGCGTGCAAGCCTTCGCCTGACAGGCCCCGCCACCTAGGTTTGCGATTGTTAGAGGAATTATTTTCTCCAGAATTCACGGGACATAATCACGAGCACGGGAAAAATTTCGACGCGGCCCAAAATCATGCAAAGCATCAACGTAATTTTGCCGATAACTGGTACGCTAAAATAACCGCCCGCCGCTCCTAACTCATTGAACCCGGGCCCCACGCCTCCCAATGTTGCCGCAACACTTGAAGAGGCGACGACCATATCATATCCAAGCGCTTGCATGACCAGTGCGCCCGTCGCGAAAATCAAAATATAAAGACAGAAAAATGCGGTGACTCCTTCCAACACCTCTTTGTCGACCACGCGCCCCTGCAATTTGACCGGCGTAAATCCGGCCGGATGAACAATTCTGAAAATTTCGCGATAAGCGTATTTGATAAGGAGCGCAATGCGAAAGCACTTGATGGCACCCGAAGAAGAAGCGACCATCCCGCCCGTGAACATTAGAATAAGCAAAATATATTTTGAAAAAGAAGGCCAATGACTGACGTTGGCATTCCAAAAGCCGGTTGTTGAACCGAGCGAAATGGTGTTGAACGCGGCGATCCGCCAATTATCAGGAATGTTGCTTGAGGTTAGGTTCCACCCAACCAAAAGCGTTGAAACAAGAAGAATAGCTAAATACAAACGCAACTCGGAACTTTTCCAATAAGCCAACCAGTCTTTTTGCAGGAAAGAATAGTGCAGGGCAAAATTGGTTGTACCCAAAATCATGAAGACCATTAAAACAATTTCGATGAAGAGACTTTTATAGGCGGCGATATTTTCCGTTTTTGTCGAAAACCCGCCCGATGAGATGGTGGAGAAACTGTGGCAGAGAGCATCGAAAAGATTCATTCCTCCCAAAGTCAGCATAAACACTTCGATAGCGGTCAGACTGAGATAAATAAGTAAAACGGTGCGTGCCGTTTCTCCGACACGCCGGCGAAGTCTTTCTCTCACAATAGAGCTGGTTTGAAAAAGTTCCATTCCGCCGGCCCGGATGAAAGGAAGAAAAAGAAGTGCCATAATAATGATGCTCACGCCCCCCAGCCACTGACTCAACGCGCGCCAAAATAAAAGTCCGTGAGGAAGCAATTCCAGTTGTTTTGTGGGAATTAAAACAGAAGCCGCGGTGGCGGTGAATCCCGACGTCGCTTCAAAAAGACTGTTCAGAAAAGAGATCGGAGAATAATTGTCGAAGGATAATGTGAGATAATAGGGAAAGGCTCCCCACAAAATTGCTACAAGCCATAAAAGGGTGATCAGAAGAGTTGCTTCACGATGGGAGAGATCTTCCACATCCGTTTCCCAAGAAATTTGCATCAACCCCAACCCACCAAAAAGAGGAATTAATGCCGAAACGAAAAGCCAGATCGTTTCTTTCTCATGATAAACAAAAGAAATAGCGGCGGAAACGCCGATCAAAAAAGCGATGATACACGAAAAAAAACCAAGAATTTTTGCAAG encodes the following:
- a CDS encoding TrkH family potassium uptake protein, which codes for MNWRALAKILGFFSCIIAFLIGVSAAISFVYHEKETIWLFVSALIPLFGGLGLMQISWETDVEDLSHREATLLITLLWLVAILWGAFPYYLTLSFDNYSPISFLNSLFEATSGFTATAASVLIPTKQLELLPHGLLFWRALSQWLGGVSIIIMALLFLPFIRAGGMELFQTSSIVRERLRRRVGETARTVLLIYLSLTAIEVFMLTLGGMNLFDALCHSFSTISSGGFSTKTENIAAYKSLFIEIVLMVFMILGTTNFALHYSFLQKDWLAYWKSSELRLYLAILLVSTLLVGWNLTSSNIPDNWRIAAFNTISLGSTTGFWNANVSHWPSFSKYILLILMFTGGMVASSSGAIKCFRIALLIKYAYREIFRIVHPAGFTPVKLQGRVVDKEVLEGVTAFFCLYILIFATGALVMQALGYDMVVASSSVAATLGGVGPGFNELGAAGGYFSVPVIGKITLMLCMILGRVEIFPVLVIMSREFWRK